The following DNA comes from Chitinophaga nivalis.
GCTCCAGGTATTTTTTATTAAAAGCGCCTCCTGGGTACGCACAGACGCACAGAGCAACTATGCGCTGGCCCATGAACAGCTGCACTTCGATATCACCCGCCTGGTAGTGGAAAGATTCCGGCAAAAGCTGCAGCAAACAGCCCTCAACCGCGACGACTATGACAGTATTATACAATATCAGTACCTCCAGTCATTCCGGGAAATGAACCGGCTGCAATACCAGTTTGATCAGGAGACCAGACATGGCCTCGACCCGGCCGCGCAAACCCGCTGGCGGGACAAAATAAATGTAGGCATGAAAAATAACGGCGTATTGCCGGAAGAACTGGGCTTCGACTTCATCGAAGATCTCCGGTTCAGATAACTACAGATTCCGGTCTATTTTTTCTACCACCTGCAGAATTGTTCTGACAGAACGGACATAAAAAACCGGATTTATCCGCGAAAACTCATCGGTTACCTGGTGATAATCCGCATGATCCTCCACGCCGAAATACAGAAACGGTACCCTTTTCACAAAAAACTCATAGTGATCGCTTTGCCCGGTCCAGTCTCCGCTACCATCGGAAGGACGATCATGCCCCGTCAGCAGTCGTATCGGGGCCTGGGCAGCCACTGTATCCACATATTTTTTCAAGGCCGGATAATGATAGGTCCCGCATACATACAGCTCGTTTCTGTCGCCGCGGGCAATCATATCCATGTTGAGATTCTGCCGCATCTGTGCAATGGGTACAGGAGGCTGCAGCAGGAAGGCTTTGGCACCCTGTAATCCTTGCTCCTCTGCATCCAGGGCGGCAAAAACCAGGGTGTAACGGGGAGGATGCTGCTTGAAATACCGTGCCATCGCCAGCAGGCCTGCCGTTCCGGAGGCATTATCATCAGCACCGTTGTAGATGGTGTCGCGGGGAGAAGCACTTTTGAAAGTGCCCAGATGATCGTAATGCGCGGTAATCACAATTACCTGGCTCAGGGTACCCGGAATATAGCCATACAGGTTAGTGCCCATAATGCGGGTGCTGCCACGCTGGTAATAAAAGGGATACTCGTAAGTGTTGTTATAGGCAGTTAATCCAATCTGTTTGAATTGATCCAGGATGTAAAGTTGCGCCAGGCGGTTACCGCGGGTCCCTGTTTTACGGCCTTCATAATTATCGGCAGACAGGGTGCGTAGATCTTTGATGAGTAGCGCAGAATCAATGTTCTGCGAAAGGGCAGGTAGCCCGAGGAGT
Coding sequences within:
- a CDS encoding M28 family peptidase, producing the protein MKLLFYTFSLLLGLPALSQNIDSALLIKDLRTLSADNYEGRKTGTRGNRLAQLYILDQFKQIGLTAYNNTYEYPFYYQRGSTRIMGTNLYGYIPGTLSQVIVITAHYDHLGTFKSASPRDTIYNGADDNASGTAGLLAMARYFKQHPPRYTLVFAALDAEEQGLQGAKAFLLQPPVPIAQMRQNLNMDMIARGDRNELYVCGTYHYPALKKYVDTVAAQAPIRLLTGHDRPSDGSGDWTGQSDHYEFFVKRVPFLYFGVEDHADYHQVTDEFSRINPVFYVRSVRTILQVVEKIDRNL